Proteins from a genomic interval of Pseudodesulfovibrio nedwellii:
- the flgK gene encoding flagellar hook-associated protein FlgK — MINNLYNIGLKSLQNAQVSIDNASNNIANADTPGYQQTEAVYETGDSITIQGLTIGTGADVVAIQSAFDEFVEAQYLDASADLACQNAAYQYLYQLDSLLNQTDGGLSTSLDDFFLAWNDLSTDPDSLSAREALLGETQTLIYGLNSTAEQLEGVEESINTEIQSEISEANQLIEDIALSNAAIAANPNDLQAIAERDQMIRNLDAIIGVNALYKSNGEVTIMTEEGYTMVDGTETHSLVYGDPNATTSLIRDSDYDGTIDFSGSSSEELLLEFVSTGPDGTAEFKVSTDGGKTWLEDENGDTMLYTAGDENSPVEIEGVEIWFEGGTADHATGDRYAITPKSGLYWETSDGSLQNITPMTDAAGQEVSGRTSGGSLAGLYTARDDTVVPTLDALDDIANALIWEVNAEHAQGAGLEHHTGLTGSYSMEDSSALLSNSGLAYADNIQAGELELVTYNADGTVSTSAVISVDPATDSMDDIINSINTLYAGELTASVNGDGQLQIAAASDVSFEIAGDSSNLLAATGMNTFFTGSDASTIAIDSYIATDTAHINSGVVGDDGLVSSGNNDVANAIMTLSSENVSVGSITTTLSGALSTLVSDVGSATYSTELKLTYAQTSAQYLYDQQASVSEVNVDEELLDLTKYQQQYQAAAEIISVTRTMMDTILDMV, encoded by the coding sequence ATGATCAACAATCTGTACAATATCGGACTGAAGTCACTGCAAAATGCGCAGGTGTCCATCGACAATGCGTCGAACAACATCGCCAATGCAGACACTCCCGGATACCAGCAGACAGAGGCCGTTTACGAAACCGGCGATTCCATCACCATACAAGGTTTGACTATCGGCACCGGGGCGGACGTGGTGGCTATCCAGTCAGCGTTCGATGAATTTGTAGAAGCGCAATACCTCGACGCCTCCGCAGATTTGGCCTGTCAGAACGCCGCCTACCAATACCTGTATCAACTCGACTCACTGCTTAACCAAACGGACGGTGGACTCAGTACATCGCTGGATGATTTCTTCCTGGCCTGGAATGATTTGAGCACCGACCCGGATTCGCTGTCCGCACGTGAAGCCCTGTTGGGAGAAACTCAAACACTGATCTACGGCCTCAACTCCACAGCAGAACAACTTGAAGGCGTGGAAGAAAGCATCAACACGGAAATCCAGAGCGAAATCAGCGAAGCCAATCAACTCATCGAAGACATCGCCCTGTCGAATGCGGCCATTGCAGCCAATCCAAACGATCTTCAAGCCATTGCCGAACGCGATCAGATGATCCGTAATCTCGATGCGATCATCGGAGTCAACGCGCTTTACAAATCCAATGGGGAAGTCACGATCATGACCGAGGAGGGATATACCATGGTGGATGGAACTGAAACGCACAGCCTTGTCTATGGCGATCCGAATGCTACGACTTCACTGATTCGTGACTCTGATTATGATGGAACTATCGATTTCTCCGGGTCATCAAGTGAAGAACTGCTCCTTGAATTCGTTTCCACAGGCCCGGACGGAACTGCGGAATTCAAAGTGTCTACCGATGGCGGCAAGACCTGGTTGGAAGATGAAAACGGCGACACCATGCTCTACACGGCTGGCGATGAAAACTCCCCGGTTGAAATCGAAGGGGTTGAAATATGGTTTGAAGGCGGCACAGCAGATCATGCAACAGGTGATCGATACGCTATTACTCCCAAGAGCGGCCTGTACTGGGAAACCAGTGATGGCTCATTACAAAACATCACTCCCATGACCGATGCCGCAGGTCAGGAAGTCTCCGGGCGCACTTCAGGAGGAAGTCTGGCTGGACTTTATACGGCACGAGACGACACAGTTGTCCCCACCCTTGACGCACTGGACGACATAGCCAATGCCCTCATCTGGGAAGTCAACGCCGAACACGCACAAGGAGCCGGGCTTGAACACCACACCGGACTGACAGGCAGTTACAGCATGGAAGATTCCAGTGCCCTGCTCAGCAATAGTGGTCTCGCATACGCCGATAATATTCAGGCAGGGGAACTTGAGTTGGTGACATACAATGCGGACGGCACGGTCTCCACTTCGGCTGTCATATCCGTTGATCCGGCCACGGATTCCATGGACGACATCATCAATTCCATCAACACACTCTATGCAGGAGAACTCACGGCATCCGTCAACGGTGACGGTCAACTGCAAATCGCAGCAGCCTCGGACGTAAGTTTCGAGATTGCAGGAGACTCATCAAACCTTCTTGCCGCGACAGGCATGAATACCTTTTTCACGGGTTCGGATGCTTCGACCATTGCAATAGACAGTTACATCGCAACCGACACAGCACACATCAACAGCGGAGTCGTTGGTGACGACGGTCTGGTTTCATCTGGAAACAACGATGTAGCCAACGCAATAATGACTCTTTCAAGCGAAAACGTCTCTGTAGGGTCTATAACCACGACTCTCAGTGGTGCCCTTTCAACGCTTGTATCCGACGTTGGATCAGCAACCTATTCCACGGAACTCAAGCTGACCTATGCCCAGACTTCAGCCCAGTATCTTTACGACCAGCAAGCCTCTGTCAGTGAAGTGAATGTTGACGAAGAACTTCTCGATCTCACCAAGTATCAACAACAATACCAAGCTGCTGCAGAAATAATCTCTGTCACGCGAACCATGATGGATACCATTTTGGACATGGTCTAA
- a CDS encoding RNA polymerase sigma factor, giving the protein MSSTLIEIEKKFGNISYDELFKKHSKLIFKLIYNFINAKNIRLHNSEVDDIFQEIALKIFKNNYLLKYNKEKSSFITWLNIICRTTTIDYYRKKIRWTESVLTETHHITEEPNIDAAIFSLPAGVLTARQTEVITLLFKEGMVACEVATALGITARTVRSIKFQALNRLRTYYGATPALHEIDTMETPRRKVS; this is encoded by the coding sequence ATGAGTAGTACATTAATTGAAATAGAAAAAAAATTTGGCAATATATCATATGATGAACTCTTCAAAAAACACTCTAAACTGATATTTAAACTCATTTACAACTTCATTAATGCAAAAAATATTAGACTTCATAACAGTGAGGTCGATGACATATTTCAAGAAATTGCATTGAAAATTTTTAAGAATAACTATCTTTTAAAGTATAATAAAGAAAAAAGCTCATTTATTACATGGCTCAACATCATATGCAGAACAACTACAATTGATTACTACAGGAAAAAAATCCGATGGACAGAATCAGTACTCACCGAGACCCACCACATCACAGAAGAGCCAAACATTGATGCGGCCATATTCAGTCTCCCGGCGGGAGTTCTTACAGCACGACAGACGGAAGTCATAACACTCCTCTTTAAGGAAGGGATGGTGGCCTGCGAAGTCGCAACAGCACTGGGGATCACAGCCAGAACTGTCAGAAGCATCAAATTTCAAGCCCTGAACAGACTCCGTACCTACTACGGAGCCACTCCCGCACTGCACGAGATAGACACCATGGAAACACCCAGGAGGAAGGTCTCATGA
- a CDS encoding YfiR family protein: MGFLMSRVQFFVITLLFWTVGLCPVSSFAGGKQLTATSEQLQALYVQRLVKYVKWPVGAGPKLGEPYVIAATDSKKLKPYFNDASSQFRLVQWPADGVHVLVINGAPKREAAAILKRTAEMPVLTIGQSPANLRQGVVINFRMVGGKLKLQVNPHAAGAAGLNISSRLLRIATIYRGESHEQ, translated from the coding sequence ATGGGATTTTTGATGAGTCGTGTTCAATTTTTTGTCATAACGCTCCTTTTTTGGACAGTCGGTTTGTGTCCCGTTTCATCCTTCGCCGGTGGCAAGCAACTCACTGCGACCAGTGAACAACTTCAGGCCTTGTATGTGCAGCGGCTAGTCAAGTATGTGAAGTGGCCTGTGGGCGCTGGCCCGAAACTTGGCGAACCGTATGTCATCGCTGCAACTGATTCCAAAAAACTTAAGCCATATTTTAATGACGCATCATCGCAGTTTCGGTTGGTGCAATGGCCTGCGGACGGTGTTCATGTTCTTGTTATCAATGGCGCACCCAAAAGAGAGGCTGCCGCCATCTTGAAGCGAACAGCAGAAATGCCTGTGCTGACTATCGGGCAGAGCCCAGCGAATCTTCGTCAGGGGGTGGTCATAAATTTTCGTATGGTTGGCGGAAAACTCAAGTTGCAGGTCAATCCGCATGCAGCCGGTGCAGCTGGGTTAAACATTAGTTCAAGATTACTTCGCATAGCCACGATATATAGGGGAGAAAGCCATGAGCAGTAA
- a CDS encoding flagellar hook protein FlgE codes for MSITGSMYAGISGLQAQSQATSVVSSNLANSTTTGYKSSSIVFEDVFYSTVYAGNSADQVGNGVSVASINTDFSQGAYQSTNSVTDVAINGDGFYMLVDPDTDNTYYTRAGNFTFDTNGYLVDAHGNRVQGWEMADDSISGGLTDIQLDNSQSPPNATSEINFSLNLDSTSTDNSTSATSPYTALFDAYDGTAEPPMDDSRYAYQTTISTYDENGAAHDMTIYFDPVETADGDLVWEYVLTCDASEDMRDFEGAEMNTTSGAGALMTGTMTFSSSGDLQSMTAFTLSDTPTDPTDPMAAENWELAEFDTNGLPIFDTNFTGSDENQEITLDLGISNSDYSTGTGWDTTGGIDSLDDLNAATVTDDLPSFNTGVLATGATTSTTSGSATFSLNQDGYAPGVLIDVSISENGVLSGRYTNGQTQDLYTLGLADFTNTQGLYSEGSNLFSATTESGQAYIGTPGSAGFGSIASNVLEQSNVDTATELTNLIIIQAAYQANSKVVTTADTLLQTAIGMKR; via the coding sequence ATGAGTATCACAGGATCAATGTACGCAGGGATTTCCGGTCTTCAGGCACAAAGTCAGGCGACTTCGGTGGTCAGCAGCAATCTAGCGAACTCCACAACTACAGGCTACAAAAGCTCATCCATCGTTTTCGAAGATGTTTTCTACAGCACGGTCTATGCTGGTAACAGCGCGGACCAGGTCGGTAACGGTGTATCCGTGGCCTCCATCAATACTGATTTTTCTCAGGGGGCATACCAATCCACCAACTCGGTCACTGACGTTGCCATTAACGGAGACGGCTTCTACATGCTCGTGGACCCGGACACAGACAATACCTATTACACCCGCGCCGGCAACTTCACCTTTGACACGAATGGCTACCTCGTAGATGCCCACGGCAATCGTGTTCAGGGGTGGGAAATGGCAGACGATTCCATCTCCGGCGGGTTAACCGACATCCAGCTGGACAACTCCCAATCCCCGCCCAACGCCACCAGTGAAATCAATTTCTCACTGAATCTCGACTCTACATCCACGGATAACAGCACCTCAGCCACCAGCCCATACACAGCGTTATTCGACGCGTACGACGGCACGGCAGAACCGCCCATGGACGACTCCCGTTATGCATATCAAACAACCATCTCGACATATGACGAAAACGGTGCTGCCCATGATATGACCATATACTTCGATCCCGTAGAAACTGCTGACGGTGATCTGGTCTGGGAATACGTCCTGACTTGTGACGCCAGCGAAGACATGCGTGACTTCGAAGGGGCGGAAATGAACACCACAAGTGGTGCAGGCGCACTCATGACCGGCACCATGACGTTCTCCTCTTCCGGTGATCTGCAAAGCATGACTGCGTTCACCCTCTCGGACACGCCGACGGACCCGACCGACCCCATGGCTGCCGAGAACTGGGAATTAGCGGAATTCGACACCAACGGACTGCCCATCTTCGACACCAATTTCACCGGCTCCGACGAAAATCAAGAAATCACGCTGGACCTCGGCATCTCGAACTCGGATTACAGCACAGGCACCGGTTGGGACACCACCGGCGGCATTGACTCACTGGATGACTTAAACGCGGCAACCGTTACCGACGACCTGCCTTCATTCAATACGGGCGTTCTCGCCACAGGCGCCACCACCAGCACGACCTCCGGGTCTGCCACATTCAGCCTCAATCAGGACGGCTATGCACCCGGCGTGCTCATCGATGTTTCCATCAGCGAAAACGGCGTACTTTCAGGCCGATATACCAATGGACAGACACAGGATCTGTACACTCTTGGATTAGCTGACTTCACCAACACACAGGGGCTCTACTCCGAGGGAAGCAATCTGTTCTCGGCCACCACTGAATCAGGACAGGCCTATATCGGCACTCCCGGTTCCGCAGGCTTCGGCTCCATAGCCTCCAACGTTCTGGAACAATCCAACGTAGATACGGCCACAGAACTGACTAACCTCATCATTATTCAAGCAGCCTATCAGGCCAACTCCAAGGTCGTCACTACGGCAGACACCCTGCTTCAGACAGCCATCGGCATGAAGCGATAA
- a CDS encoding TonB-dependent receptor plug domain-containing protein, with protein sequence MMVRGWLYALGFQSLCLVCLFLCCVGSAWADAEDPLASLSLEELMEVEVVTTSRRAEPLSQVAGAVTVLDEDDIFRSGATTIAEALLLVPGLHGVQMDTDKWAIGIRGFNGILSNKHLVLLDGRPITSPTTAGVVWGNTIPVSIVKRIEVVRGVWTHLWGADSFTGVINIITKSAAETQGGQSVTLAGSTGIEQLFRYGDTVDDVAYRGYLSGGYRTGDWITGEGDDRSSQDWVKQQGGFRVDWENAFTDSLSLQGDLAASSINDGASGSQKIYRPHVRNEFGGYGQFSWHRATGLDAGIGFRTSFTRELVSVADLTGGTNTLDAELQYAAEQYGRHRLTWGVGSRYFWDDIKSGDRATIDKERRYTFTSNGFVQDRVTLLEDSLFLFLGVKLDYFGQTPVEVQPTIRLLHTREDSEYWLAVSKAVRADTRFQRSGSYSIEHGGKEYVVYAPDSLTTEKLIAYEAGYRQRFTSDIHGDISFYINDYDQLAMIDFDRATRTATLTNSLEGSAYGVEAILDWTVNSWLRLSPSIGLVYQDLRNIDFLPSGDSMPEEGLSSEYKLHAFMKPMQDVGFDVLAGYSISPDERFMPGYFSLEAHASWKASETLMLELIGRNLGEATNQYSPLHIGPSVDLRMTWDF encoded by the coding sequence ATGATGGTGCGAGGGTGGCTGTACGCTTTGGGCTTTCAGTCTCTGTGCCTTGTCTGTCTTTTTTTATGTTGTGTTGGCAGTGCATGGGCCGATGCAGAAGATCCTTTGGCCTCATTAAGTCTTGAAGAGTTGATGGAAGTCGAAGTGGTTACCACCTCTCGTCGAGCCGAGCCTTTGTCGCAGGTCGCAGGAGCTGTGACCGTTTTGGACGAAGATGATATATTTCGTTCTGGTGCCACCACCATCGCAGAAGCACTCCTACTTGTTCCCGGCCTGCATGGTGTCCAGATGGATACAGACAAGTGGGCCATAGGTATTCGTGGTTTTAACGGGATTTTAAGTAACAAGCATTTAGTTTTGCTGGATGGCAGGCCAATCACCTCACCAACAACTGCAGGGGTGGTTTGGGGAAATACGATCCCGGTCAGTATAGTGAAACGTATCGAGGTCGTACGCGGTGTCTGGACTCATCTATGGGGCGCGGACTCTTTTACCGGCGTTATTAATATTATCACTAAAAGTGCCGCTGAGACGCAGGGCGGGCAGAGTGTGACTCTTGCCGGATCAACCGGCATTGAGCAGTTATTCAGGTATGGAGACACCGTTGATGACGTGGCCTACAGAGGCTACCTCAGCGGCGGTTACAGGACTGGTGACTGGATTACGGGTGAGGGTGATGATCGAAGCTCTCAGGATTGGGTCAAACAGCAGGGTGGTTTTCGGGTCGATTGGGAGAACGCTTTTACTGATTCGTTGTCGTTACAGGGAGACTTGGCGGCATCAAGTATCAATGATGGCGCTTCTGGTTCACAAAAAATTTACAGGCCGCATGTTCGAAATGAATTTGGTGGATATGGGCAATTTTCCTGGCATAGGGCGACAGGGTTGGATGCCGGGATAGGGTTCAGGACTTCGTTCACCCGTGAACTCGTCAGCGTGGCTGATTTGACAGGCGGGACCAATACGCTGGACGCAGAATTACAATATGCTGCCGAGCAATACGGTCGGCATCGACTGACATGGGGAGTGGGAAGTCGCTACTTTTGGGACGATATCAAGAGCGGAGACAGGGCTACTATCGATAAAGAAAGACGGTATACATTTACTTCAAATGGGTTTGTTCAAGATCGAGTAACACTCCTTGAAGATAGTTTGTTTCTCTTTCTTGGAGTTAAATTGGATTATTTCGGACAGACTCCTGTGGAAGTTCAACCCACAATCCGATTGCTGCATACTCGGGAGGATTCGGAATACTGGTTGGCTGTATCCAAGGCTGTTCGGGCCGATACACGGTTTCAACGGAGTGGAAGCTATTCTATTGAGCATGGTGGCAAAGAGTATGTCGTTTATGCACCGGATTCATTGACGACAGAAAAACTCATTGCCTATGAAGCCGGATATCGTCAGCGCTTCACTTCGGATATCCATGGAGACATTTCATTTTATATCAATGACTATGATCAACTTGCCATGATCGATTTTGATAGAGCTACTCGGACCGCCACTTTGACAAATTCACTTGAAGGTTCAGCATATGGAGTTGAAGCTATTCTCGATTGGACGGTGAATAGTTGGTTGCGTCTCAGTCCTTCAATTGGCCTTGTTTATCAAGATCTTCGGAATATCGATTTTCTTCCGTCAGGAGATTCCATGCCGGAGGAAGGATTGTCGAGTGAATATAAACTTCACGCGTTCATGAAGCCCATGCAGGATGTCGGGTTTGATGTGTTGGCGGGATATTCCATTAGCCCGGATGAGCGCTTCATGCCCGGTTATTTTTCTCTGGAAGCTCATGCCTCATGGAAAGCTTCGGAAACCCTTATGCTCGAATTGATTGGTCGAAATCTTGGCGAAGCGACGAACCAATATTCCCCGTTGCACATTGGTCCGAGTGTCGATTTGCGTATGACATGGGATTTTTGA
- a CDS encoding flagellar hook assembly protein FlgD, whose amino-acid sequence MSIDTTSYYDSLVQSSAPDPVTITTDTEASSLTSDDFITLLLAELQYQDPTEPVDNSQMVDQMTQYSQLEQMTEMNEKMDALTESLGAMTASNGLDYLGKQVEADGSTISVSGDSISSLYFELPEDAASVTCNVYDSNGTIVDTETYSELDAGISAFTWDGTDYNDDTASNGIYYVVVSAQDSNGADIDVSTTTTGTVIGISNTDDGIILSLDDGRTVNMLDVTYATS is encoded by the coding sequence ATGAGTATCGACACCACAAGTTATTACGACTCACTGGTGCAGTCTTCTGCGCCTGATCCGGTCACCATCACCACTGATACTGAAGCCAGTTCCCTCACTTCGGATGATTTCATCACGCTGTTGCTGGCCGAGTTACAATATCAGGACCCCACTGAGCCTGTGGACAACTCACAAATGGTTGACCAGATGACCCAGTACTCCCAGCTCGAACAGATGACTGAAATGAATGAGAAAATGGATGCCCTGACCGAAAGTCTTGGTGCCATGACCGCCTCCAACGGCTTGGACTACCTCGGCAAACAGGTCGAAGCAGATGGATCAACCATCAGCGTATCGGGGGACTCCATTTCCTCTCTTTATTTCGAACTGCCCGAAGATGCCGCCTCAGTGACCTGCAACGTCTACGACAGCAACGGCACCATCGTGGACACCGAAACCTACTCCGAACTGGATGCCGGAATCAGCGCATTCACGTGGGACGGCACTGATTACAACGACGACACAGCGAGCAACGGCATATACTACGTGGTCGTTTCCGCACAAGACAGCAACGGTGCGGATATCGATGTTTCCACCACAACCACCGGCACGGTTATCGGCATCAGCAATACCGATGATGGAATCATCCTCTCTCTCGACGACGGACGCACCGTGAACATGCTGGACGTCACATACGCCACTTCCTGA
- the flgL gene encoding flagellar hook-associated protein FlgL: MRISTSQIFSQSLNQMNTALNDVAELNMMESTQKKINRPSDDPAGIANIMNLNAYDQSLSGYMDNCGTATDSLDLADQALMQVSENIIAAMELAEQGSTETYTDEQLQMMALEMESYLDSILAISNTQMGADSLFAGDDLGNNAYEMGLGVTLPNDSLNDANFASMTGEIDSTVHVQFSEPGVIGTDEIDYQYSTDNGQTWTTATLAAGDTTIDVGTAQIEFTTGTPVTAADGNGNGTEFYLREAAHYTGSDTAMSVAISENTNVDMTTVGSTVFGGVDPTTNMPYTEPNLFETLSDCIVYMETGNQDAVAACLDDLRDAHENVETGSANVGARENKISYTEQSLGLIREVTTNSISREEDANATQLIVELEQANYVYEAVLRSTADIMKMSILNYI, translated from the coding sequence ATGCGTATCAGCACATCACAAATATTTTCCCAGTCTCTCAACCAGATGAATACCGCGCTCAATGATGTAGCGGAACTCAACATGATGGAATCCACTCAAAAAAAAATCAACAGGCCGTCAGATGATCCCGCCGGAATAGCGAATATCATGAACCTGAACGCTTACGATCAATCCCTGAGTGGCTACATGGATAACTGCGGAACCGCCACGGACAGTCTTGATTTGGCAGATCAAGCATTAATGCAGGTCAGTGAAAATATCATAGCTGCCATGGAACTGGCTGAACAGGGATCGACCGAAACATACACTGATGAACAGCTCCAGATGATGGCTCTGGAAATGGAAAGCTACCTCGACAGTATACTCGCCATTTCCAACACCCAAATGGGGGCGGACTCTCTCTTTGCAGGAGATGACCTTGGCAATAATGCTTACGAAATGGGCCTTGGCGTCACGTTGCCAAATGACTCATTGAACGATGCGAACTTTGCTTCCATGACCGGTGAAATCGACAGCACGGTCCACGTCCAATTCAGTGAACCAGGTGTCATCGGAACTGATGAAATCGACTACCAATATTCCACCGATAACGGTCAGACATGGACAACCGCCACACTTGCGGCTGGCGACACGACCATTGATGTCGGGACCGCCCAAATTGAATTCACAACAGGTACCCCGGTGACAGCGGCTGACGGCAACGGAAACGGCACTGAATTCTATCTGCGAGAAGCGGCCCATTACACAGGAAGTGACACAGCCATGTCCGTTGCCATTTCCGAAAACACCAATGTGGATATGACCACCGTGGGCAGCACTGTCTTCGGCGGTGTCGACCCGACAACCAACATGCCTTACACAGAACCCAATCTCTTCGAGACCTTAAGCGACTGCATCGTCTACATGGAAACTGGCAATCAGGATGCAGTGGCCGCATGTCTCGACGATTTGCGCGACGCTCATGAAAATGTCGAAACAGGTTCAGCCAACGTCGGCGCGAGAGAAAACAAAATTTCCTACACCGAGCAATCCTTGGGGCTGATCCGGGAAGTGACCACAAACAGTATCAGCCGCGAGGAAGACGCCAACGCAACTCAACTGATTGTCGAGCTTGAACAGGCCAATTACGTCTATGAAGCTGTGCTCAGATCGACTGCTGACATCATGAAAATGAGCATACTCAATTATATTTAA
- a CDS encoding flagellin, which translates to MSLVVNNNLMANSAARYLNNAYSALGTSTERLSSGLRVNSAADDAAGLAVRELMRSDISTLNQGVRNANDGISMIQTADGALSVIDEKLIRMKELAEQAATGTYTDSQRELIDDEYQAMASEITRIANATDFNGIYLLNGNLSGDGLTVHFGTGNDATEDKYAITIDNCTASALGVGSNSTTGVGAAVSTQELAQNSLDALNSAIVSKDKVRANLGSMQNRLSATISNLEVQAENLQAAESRISDVDVATEMTEYTKQQIITQSAVAMLSQANSLPQMALSLIG; encoded by the coding sequence ATGTCTCTGGTCGTTAACAACAACTTAATGGCAAACTCGGCAGCCCGGTATCTGAACAACGCGTACAGTGCTTTGGGCACCTCGACGGAACGTCTGTCTTCTGGCCTGCGCGTCAACAGCGCAGCGGATGATGCAGCTGGACTGGCAGTCCGCGAACTCATGCGCTCCGACATCTCAACCCTCAACCAAGGGGTCAGGAACGCCAACGACGGCATCTCCATGATCCAGACAGCAGACGGCGCGCTTTCCGTCATTGATGAAAAGCTCATCCGTATGAAGGAACTGGCCGAGCAGGCCGCCACCGGTACGTACACCGATAGCCAGCGTGAACTTATCGACGACGAGTATCAGGCCATGGCTTCGGAAATCACCCGTATCGCCAATGCCACTGACTTCAACGGCATTTACTTGCTCAACGGCAATCTGTCCGGCGACGGGCTGACAGTTCACTTCGGTACTGGCAACGATGCCACCGAGGACAAGTACGCCATCACTATCGACAATTGCACAGCTTCAGCTCTCGGTGTGGGCTCAAACAGTACTACCGGAGTCGGCGCTGCCGTTTCCACTCAGGAACTCGCCCAGAACTCTCTGGACGCACTCAACTCGGCCATCGTGTCCAAGGACAAGGTCCGAGCCAACCTGGGTTCAATGCAGAACAGACTTTCGGCAACCATTTCCAACCTCGAAGTCCAGGCGGAAAACCTTCAGGCTGCCGAATCCCGTATCTCCGATGTGGACGTAGCGACTGAGATGACCGAGTACACCAAGCAGCAGATCATAACCCAATCTGCCGTGGCCATGCTCTCACAGGCCAACTCACTCCCGCAGATGGCCTTGTCACTCATCGGCTAG
- a CDS encoding response regulator transcription factor: MSDLLLIDDDPEVAELLSSYLQSEGFALDSMYTGESGIQAAEKKSYELILLDVMLPDLSGFNVLSALRSSSNIPVIMLTGRGEEIDRVVGLEMGADDYIAKPFPLRELLARIRAVLRRYDTSRSEGGAVKMLRKKSIEFGNVVIDRNTRNMTLDDNPVHLTSTEYDIVEQLALNMGAVVERNDLMEQALGRGVEFDDYVLNVHMSNLRKKLGSHVSIKTIRGRGYLLATSQGAAV, translated from the coding sequence ATGAGTGATCTGTTGTTGATAGATGACGATCCCGAGGTTGCGGAACTCTTGTCCAGCTACCTTCAAAGCGAAGGTTTTGCCCTTGATTCAATGTATACAGGTGAGTCTGGTATTCAGGCCGCTGAGAAAAAGTCGTATGAGTTGATTCTGCTTGATGTCATGTTACCTGACCTGAGTGGGTTCAATGTGCTTTCCGCCTTGAGATCAAGTTCAAATATTCCGGTGATCATGCTGACCGGACGTGGAGAAGAGATTGACCGGGTGGTAGGATTGGAAATGGGGGCTGATGATTACATTGCCAAACCTTTTCCACTTCGTGAATTGCTGGCGAGAATTCGGGCCGTGCTTCGCCGGTATGACACCAGTCGATCTGAAGGCGGGGCCGTGAAGATGCTCCGGAAGAAGAGTATTGAGTTTGGTAATGTGGTCATTGATAGAAATACGCGCAATATGACCCTTGATGACAATCCCGTGCATTTGACTTCGACGGAGTATGATATCGTTGAACAGTTAGCCTTGAATATGGGGGCCGTGGTTGAACGAAACGATCTTATGGAGCAGGCGCTTGGTCGGGGTGTTGAGTTTGATGACTACGTCCTTAATGTTCATATGAGTAATCTGCGGAAAAAGCTGGGGTCACACGTCAGCATCAAGACTATCCGAGGAAGAGGATATCTACTCGCCACTTCACAAGGAGCGGCTGTCTAA